From the genome of Papaver somniferum cultivar HN1 chromosome 2, ASM357369v1, whole genome shotgun sequence, one region includes:
- the LOC113347675 gene encoding WD repeat-containing protein VIP3-like, giving the protein MKLAGLKSIENAHDESIWAVTWVPATETRQSLLLTGSLDESVKLWKPDELHNEGTNTGHCLGVVAVAAHPSGVIAASASLDSFIRVFDVDTNSTIATLESPPSEVWQMQFDPRGTNLAVAGGGSASVKIWDTATWELIATLTVPRPEGSKPSDKSGSGKFVLSVAWSPDGKCLACGSMDGTISVFDVSRAKFLHHLEGHFMPVRSLVYSPHDARLLFTASDDSHIHMYDADGKSMIGAMSGHASWVLSVDVSPDGAALATGSSDRTVRLWDLKMRAAVQTMSNHTDQVWGVAFRPPGGTGVRAGRLASVSDDKSISLYDYS; this is encoded by the exons ATGAAACTAGCAGGATTGAAATCGATAGAGAATGCACATGATGAATCAATATGGGCAGTAACATGGGTACCAGCAACAGAAACAAGACAATCTTTACTGTTAACAGGTTCACTTGATGAATCGGTGAAGCTATGGAAACCTGAtgaattacataatgaaggaACGAATACTGGTCATTGTTTAGGTGTTGTAGCTGTTGCTGCACATCCTTCTGGTGTTATTGCTGCTTCTGCTTCACTTGATAGTTTTATTAGGGTCTTTGATGTTGATACTAATTCTACTATTGCTACTCTTGAATCTCCTCCTTCTGAAGTTTGGCAAATGCAATTTGATCCCAGG GGAACCAACCTAGCAGTTGCAGGTGGGGGAAGTGCATCAGTCAAGATATGGGATACAGCCACATGGGAACTTATTGCTACCCTTACTGTTCCTCGTCCTGAAGGATCCAAACCTTCAGATAAGAGTGGAAGTGGCAAGTTTGTCCTCTCAGTAGCTTGGAGTCCAGATGGTAAATGTCTGGCTTGTGGATCTATGGATGGAACCATCTCTGTCTTCGATGTTTCCCGGGCAAAATTCCTTCACCACTTAGAGGGTCACTTCATGCCTGTGAGGTCGCTTGTGTATTCCCCTCACGATGCACGTCTGCTCTTTACAGCATCCGATGATTCCCACATACACATGTATGATGCAGATGGAAAGAGTATGATTGGAGCCATGTCAGGTCATGCGAGCTGGGTCTTGAGCGTTGATGTCAGCCCTGATGGTGCAGCACTTGCTACAGGTTCAAGTGATCGAACCGTCAGACTCTGGGATTTGAAGATGAGAGCTGCTGTTCAAACAATGAGTAACCATACAGATCAGGTCTGGGGAGTGGCATTTCGTCCACCTGGTGGAACAGGCGTCAGGGCTGGTCGGCTTGCAAGTGTATCCGATGACAAGAGCATATCATTGTATGATTACTCTTGA
- the LOC113347674 gene encoding ABC transporter G family member 20-like isoform X2, with the protein MEGGEITALHVHLGIELGDTSMTQHSDLEEPTRKMTINTPVTPFTFAFHNLTYSIKSRRKIKLPGIVCQKAAKVIHAPSSEGKMLLNDMSGEAREGDILGILGPSGSGKSTLLDALANRISTESLKGSVTMNGEILEAGILKMISAYVMQDNLLFSMLTVKETLMFSAEFRLPRSTSKSKKMARVQAVIDELGLRNAVNTLIGDEGHRGISGGERRRVSIGVDIIHGPILLFMDEPTSGLDSSCAFMVVKVLQRIARSGRIVIMSVHQPSSRVVGLLDHLMFLSQGEAVYYGSPTNLSIFLLDFGHPIPENEDRTEFMLDLYRELEGVPGGTQSIVEFNKSWQKAQKGSTFDSDYSKGLGGLSLREALSACILRVNHIYGDVNGTAETSAISEFANPFWVEIIVLAKRWLRNSKRMPKWFILQIGGVVFVGSIIASLFWQLDKTEGGIQERIGFFAFIITTIFFGCTDVLAVFLQDRSRWGIL; encoded by the exons ATGGAGGGAGGTGAGATCACTGCTCTACATGTCCATCTAGGGATTGAGTTGGGAGACACTTCGATGACTCAACATAGTGATCTTGAAGAACCTACCAGGAAGATGACGATAAACACACCTGTTACTCCGTTCACTTTCGCGTTTCATAATCTGACATACAGCATTAAGTCACGTAGGAAAATCAAACTTCCTGGTATAGTTTGCCAAAAAGCTGCTAAAGTAATACACGCACCTTCATCGGAAGGAAAAATGTTGTTGAATGATATGTCAGGTGAAGCAAGAGAAGGTGACATTTTAGGTATTCTTGGTCCAAGTGGGTCGGGGAAGTCAACTTTGCTGGACGCACTGGCGAATAGGATCTCTACGGAAAGCTTGAAAGGATCAGTGACGATGAATGGTGAAATACTGGAGGcggggattctgaaaatgatATCCGCTTATGTCATGCAAGATAATTTGTTATTTTCTATGTTAACAGTTAAAGAGACACTAATGTTCTCGGCTGAGTTTAGATTGCCTCGTTCAACCTCGAAATCTAAGAAGATGGCAAGAGTTCAAGCTGTGATTGATGAGCTTGGGTTGCGTAACGCAGTAAATACCTTGATAGGAGATGAAGGTCATAGAGGCATCTCAGGTGGTGAGCGTCGTCGTGTTTCCATTGGAGTTGATATAATTCATGGTCCCATATTATTGTTTATGGACGAGCCAACATCAGGACTCGATTCATCTTGTGCTTTCATGGTGGTGAAAGTCCTGCAACGTATTGCTCGATCTGGGAGGATAGTCATTATGTCCGTTCACCAGCCTAGTTCCAGAGTTGTTGGCTTACTCGACCATTTGATGTTCCTCTCGCAGGGAGAAGCAGTCTATTACGGGTCACCCACCAATCTCTCAATTTTCTTATTGGATTTTGGTCATCCTATCCCAGAAAATGAAGATAGAACTGAATTCATGCTTGATTTGTATCGTGAACTTGAAGGTGTACCTGGTGGGACACAAAGCATCGTCGAATTCAACAAATCTTGGCAGAAAGCACAGAAAGGATCTACTTTTGATTCAGATTATTCCAAGGGGTTGGGTGGTCTAAGCTTAAGAGAAGCATTAAGTGCTTGTATATTAAGGGTAAACCACATTTACGGTGATGTCAACGGTACTGCTGAAACATCAGCCATCTCAGAGTTTGCAAATCCATTTTGGGTCGAAATCATAGTACTAGCAAAACGATGGTTAAGAAACTCAAAACGAATGCCCAAATGGTTTATTCTTCAAATTGGTGGCGTTGTATTTGTAGGTTCTATAATAGCTAGTTTGTTCTGGCAACTTGATAAAACGGAAGGAGGTATTCAAGAAAGAATAGGGTTCTTCGCTTTTATAATCACGACCATCTTCTTTGGTTGCACAGATGTCCTAGCAGTTTTCCTCCAAGACAG GTCTAGATGGGGGATACTCTAG
- the LOC113347674 gene encoding ABC transporter G family member 6-like isoform X1, which yields MEGGEITALHVHLGIELGDTSMTQHSDLEEPTRKMTINTPVTPFTFAFHNLTYSIKSRRKIKLPGIVCQKAAKVIHAPSSEGKMLLNDMSGEAREGDILGILGPSGSGKSTLLDALANRISTESLKGSVTMNGEILEAGILKMISAYVMQDNLLFSMLTVKETLMFSAEFRLPRSTSKSKKMARVQAVIDELGLRNAVNTLIGDEGHRGISGGERRRVSIGVDIIHGPILLFMDEPTSGLDSSCAFMVVKVLQRIARSGRIVIMSVHQPSSRVVGLLDHLMFLSQGEAVYYGSPTNLSIFLLDFGHPIPENEDRTEFMLDLYRELEGVPGGTQSIVEFNKSWQKAQKGSTFDSDYSKGLGGLSLREALSACILRVNHIYGDVNGTAETSAISEFANPFWVEIIVLAKRWLRNSKRMPKWFILQIGGVVFVGSIIASLFWQLDKTEGGIQERIGFFAFIITTIFFGCTDVLAVFLQDRYIFIRETAYNAYRRSSYVLYRSIIAIPQLFILSILLASITFPSVGLDGGYSSFLFYFFAIFASFWAGNSLVSLVSGLVSQVMLGYIIVMPCIGAFLLFSGFFIQRNRIPSYWIWFHYVSVVKYPFQAVFLNEFDNPSLCLVEGVNKSCLVTGSDIVTKLDATDLGKWSCLWITVSLGVFFRILFYLSLLFGSNNKRK from the coding sequence ATGGAGGGAGGTGAGATCACTGCTCTACATGTCCATCTAGGGATTGAGTTGGGAGACACTTCGATGACTCAACATAGTGATCTTGAAGAACCTACCAGGAAGATGACGATAAACACACCTGTTACTCCGTTCACTTTCGCGTTTCATAATCTGACATACAGCATTAAGTCACGTAGGAAAATCAAACTTCCTGGTATAGTTTGCCAAAAAGCTGCTAAAGTAATACACGCACCTTCATCGGAAGGAAAAATGTTGTTGAATGATATGTCAGGTGAAGCAAGAGAAGGTGACATTTTAGGTATTCTTGGTCCAAGTGGGTCGGGGAAGTCAACTTTGCTGGACGCACTGGCGAATAGGATCTCTACGGAAAGCTTGAAAGGATCAGTGACGATGAATGGTGAAATACTGGAGGcggggattctgaaaatgatATCCGCTTATGTCATGCAAGATAATTTGTTATTTTCTATGTTAACAGTTAAAGAGACACTAATGTTCTCGGCTGAGTTTAGATTGCCTCGTTCAACCTCGAAATCTAAGAAGATGGCAAGAGTTCAAGCTGTGATTGATGAGCTTGGGTTGCGTAACGCAGTAAATACCTTGATAGGAGATGAAGGTCATAGAGGCATCTCAGGTGGTGAGCGTCGTCGTGTTTCCATTGGAGTTGATATAATTCATGGTCCCATATTATTGTTTATGGACGAGCCAACATCAGGACTCGATTCATCTTGTGCTTTCATGGTGGTGAAAGTCCTGCAACGTATTGCTCGATCTGGGAGGATAGTCATTATGTCCGTTCACCAGCCTAGTTCCAGAGTTGTTGGCTTACTCGACCATTTGATGTTCCTCTCGCAGGGAGAAGCAGTCTATTACGGGTCACCCACCAATCTCTCAATTTTCTTATTGGATTTTGGTCATCCTATCCCAGAAAATGAAGATAGAACTGAATTCATGCTTGATTTGTATCGTGAACTTGAAGGTGTACCTGGTGGGACACAAAGCATCGTCGAATTCAACAAATCTTGGCAGAAAGCACAGAAAGGATCTACTTTTGATTCAGATTATTCCAAGGGGTTGGGTGGTCTAAGCTTAAGAGAAGCATTAAGTGCTTGTATATTAAGGGTAAACCACATTTACGGTGATGTCAACGGTACTGCTGAAACATCAGCCATCTCAGAGTTTGCAAATCCATTTTGGGTCGAAATCATAGTACTAGCAAAACGATGGTTAAGAAACTCAAAACGAATGCCCAAATGGTTTATTCTTCAAATTGGTGGCGTTGTATTTGTAGGTTCTATAATAGCTAGTTTGTTCTGGCAACTTGATAAAACGGAAGGAGGTATTCAAGAAAGAATAGGGTTCTTCGCTTTTATAATCACGACCATCTTCTTTGGTTGCACAGATGTCCTAGCAGTTTTCCTCCAAGACAGGTACATCTTTATAAGAGAAACTGCTTATAACGCGTACCGTCGCTCATCATACGTTCTATATCGCTCGATTATAGCTATACCGCAATTATTCATCCTATCTATTTTACTAGCATCAATAACGTTCCCTTCTGTAGGTCTAGATGGGGGATACTCTAGTTTCTTGTTCTATTTCTTTGCAATATTCGCATCATTCTGGGCAGGTAACTCGTTAGTCAGTTTGGTCTCTGGGTTAGTTTCTCAAGTTATGCTGGGTTATATCATAGTTATGCCTTGCATTGGTGCATTCCTTCTATTCAGTGGTTTCTTTATTCAGAGAAATCGAATTCCATCGTACTGGATCTGGTTCCATTATGTTTCCGTTGTGAAATATCCATTCCAAGCCGTCTTTCTCAACGAATTCGACAACCCAAGCTTGTGTCTGGTTGAAGGTGTTAATAAGTCATGCTTAGTGACTGGATCGGATATAGTAACAAAGCTAGACGCAACAGATTTAGGCAAGTGGAGTTGCTTATGGATCACTGTCTCTTTGGGTGTTTTCTTTAGAATTCTCTTTTACttgtctttattgtttggtagCAACAACAAGAGGAAGTAG